ATCAAAGTCAGGAATGCCAACGTGGTCGTCATAGCTTGCATACAAATAATGAGCTCGGGGTTCCAGCGTTTGGGTGAACGAGTGACCAAAGAATTCGCTCGAGCGCTCAAAGGTGAGTCCTCCGTCAATACTGGCTACCCATGACTCAACACGCTCATCTCTGGAATCCGTCATACCCGGGTCTTTCAGGCTGTATTCAATACCACGGTGTGTCAGTTGTGAGTTTAAAAAACCATAACTACGAGAAAGTGGGAGCGATACGCCGACTTCGTGGAACAGTCTTTGGCCTCGCACTTTTTCAAAGTCAGTATCAAAGTTTGCCGCCTGAATGTTTACGATAGGTGCTAAGCCGCCGAGTGTTTTATCACCGCGCCAGACGGCACTTACTTGGGGCAAGCGTTGATAGTTATCGGTCAGGTCTTCCGCGATGCCTTGAAATTGCTGGGCTTCTACCCCGATTAACCAGTTATCCGCTAACCAATCTACCCTTGCTTGTTGAAGCAAGGCGGTTTGACGTTGCGCGCTGAGGGTGTTGTTTTCCAAGTCCTTCAAATAATCGTTGTCACTGATCTTCGAGAAATCGATCGACGTCCGTAAACGAGAAGAGGGCGTGCTGTTTTGCTTTACCTTGATAAGCCAGCGTGCATCTTTCCCGGGCTCTGCGCTGAGCTTGTCGTCATTCAGGTAAGCACCCGTTACGTCCCAGGAACCCGACCGCTCACCTAAGTATCGCGCGTTGAGTTGATGTACAAATCCGCGGTCTGCGATGTGACGCGGTGAATACGTTGCGTCGTAATGAGGGGCAAGGTTGAAATATATAGGGGCCATGACATCGAGGCCGCCGCGTGTATCGCTGCTGATATCCGGAAACAGTAGCCCCGTCTTCCGTTGATCACTAAGAGGAAATTGTATCCAGGGTAAATAGAGAATGGGTACGCCTTTCACATCGATCCGCGCGCCCCATGCTTCGCCAACGTTATTGATGGCATCGATCTCCAAGGTCTCTGCTGAGACCAGCCAACTGGGATCCGTGGGCGTGCAAAAAGTGAGCTCACCGTCTTCTATGGTTAGGGTGCCGCTAGCGTCACGCGTAACTTCTTCGGCGATGCCATACAGCTGCTGCTCGTACAAAACAAATTCCGCGTCGGTGAGCTGAGCTTGCTCGTCGACGCTGTTGTAGCTGATCGTATCGCCATACATGACGATGCCAGGTTCTCGGACCTCTATCGGGCCTGTGGCGGTAACGGTCTGCTCCACTCGGTCAATGGTTACTTCTTCTGCTTTTAATGTGCGATAGCCTTGCGTAACGGTGACGGCGTCGGAGAAAAAAAAGGCATTGTCGGTGATGTCGCTGTCGCCTGAGCTCACCTCGAGGTCTGATTCATTGGGTGAAACTGACCGATCAGCGCCGGCGAGAGGGTCTGTGTACTTGCCGCGGCACTTAATGCAGCGGGCATCCCTGTCGGTTTTTGCAACTTGCTTGAGTGGTGTCCAGTTGAGCCGGCTCTGAATACGCTCTTCCTCGAGCGACGACGCTATGGCAGCCGGGCCATTAGCGGCGAACAGGGCCACACCCACCGTTGTGCCCAGGGAGACAAAAAAAGCTTTAATTCGTTTTAGTCTTTTGTGCACCGGCGTGTAGGCTTGCGCTTCAGGTTATTATGCAGCGCATAGTGTACCGCGGACCTCGTGAGTATCAGTGGGTTTTTTTGGCAATGCTGCGGGTTTGGCGCGGCG
The Candidatus Paraluminiphilus aquimaris genome window above contains:
- a CDS encoding LPS-assembly protein LptD, with amino-acid sequence MGVALFAANGPAAIASSLEEERIQSRLNWTPLKQVAKTDRDARCIKCRGKYTDPLAGADRSVSPNESDLEVSSGDSDITDNAFFFSDAVTVTQGYRTLKAEEVTIDRVEQTVTATGPIEVREPGIVMYGDTISYNSVDEQAQLTDAEFVLYEQQLYGIAEEVTRDASGTLTIEDGELTFCTPTDPSWLVSAETLEIDAINNVGEAWGARIDVKGVPILYLPWIQFPLSDQRKTGLLFPDISSDTRGGLDVMAPIYFNLAPHYDATYSPRHIADRGFVHQLNARYLGERSGSWDVTGAYLNDDKLSAEPGKDARWLIKVKQNSTPSSRLRTSIDFSKISDNDYLKDLENNTLSAQRQTALLQQARVDWLADNWLIGVEAQQFQGIAEDLTDNYQRLPQVSAVWRGDKTLGGLAPIVNIQAANFDTDFEKVRGQRLFHEVGVSLPLSRSYGFLNSQLTHRGIEYSLKDPGMTDSRDERVESWVASIDGGLTFERSSEFFGHSFTQTLEPRAHYLYASYDDHVGIPDFDSAELTFSYRQLFRNTRFSGHDRLADANQLALGLTSRLIDPKTGLERVSVSLGQIINFRDQRIRLKEGDAPLTEDGSALAFALDMTASERWSIHSNLLFDAYDNELDAANVRVSYRPNDESLFNIGYTLREPPESFAARPVTEQFNTSAYIPLDENWRLFGALRYSLEIDSSVEDMFGVEYDGCCWRARFLYVSYLDALRDTDVFVPQPELRRDRAFQFQFVLKGLGSFGRRVDNLMQDMIRGFNATR